One Misgurnus anguillicaudatus chromosome 20, ASM2758022v2, whole genome shotgun sequence DNA segment encodes these proteins:
- the mreg gene encoding melanoregulin, which produces MGAAFKRFCVHFCCCCCCEDDDEEEKRPLISNETLEYFDREAKKRRDQETNLWNEPGDTSHSERDDDRTLYNLLQSRAQTRRGSQGYRRLSIDIEAMREVRREVRDKWKMILENLGFMAEAESLLTVSATASYDRMRNAATARTLLQTLHTETSLFNSKEPPPERYLFILDRLIYLDAADDFVAKARRFYPPKDEDDDDEEQTSAINLPLLLSRMNQNISGGEEEDDGPED; this is translated from the exons ATGGGTGCCGCGTTCAAGAGGTTTTGTGTGCATTTCTGCTGCTGTTGTTGCTGTGAGGATGATGATGAGGAAGAAAAGAGACCTTTAATTAG TAATGAGACATTAGAATATTTTGACCGTGAGGCAAAAAAGAGGCGGGACCAGGAGACCAACCTGTGGAATGAACCGGGTGACACCTCCCACTCTGAGAGAGATGATGACCGGACCCTTTATAACCTGCTGCAGTCCAGGGCACAAACCCGCAGAGGATCACAG GGCTACCGGCGTTTGAGCATTGATATTGAGGCCATGAGAGAAGTGAGGAGAGAGGTGCGAGATAAATGGAAGATGATCTTAGAGAATCTGG GATTTATGGCCGAAGCAGAGTCTCTGTTGACTGTATCTGCCACTGCATCATATGACCGCATGAGAAATGCAGCGACTGCACGAACTCTCCTCCAGACCCTCCACACTGAGACATCCCTATTCAACAGCAAAGAGCCTCCACCCGAGAGATACCTTTTTATACTG gaTCGGCTCATTTATCTGGATGCCGCTGATGATTTTGTGGCCAAGGCCCGTCGCTTCTACCCTCCTAAAGACGAGGATGATGACGATGAAGAACAGACCAGTGCAATAAATCTTCCTCTTCTGCTGTCCCGTATGAACCAGAACATCTCTGGAGGTGAGGAAGAGGATGATGGACCGGAGGACTAA